The Lycium barbarum isolate Lr01 chromosome 10, ASM1917538v2, whole genome shotgun sequence genome includes a region encoding these proteins:
- the LOC132614955 gene encoding protein stu1-like codes for MEKKLAKAKQAMEAKMDEKVDEKVKEKVKERVKAKIQAYVQSTGFTNGSKSRSISNEELSDNSCEDRQQSLSPVSLFEQKRLT; via the exons ATGGAGAAAAAATTGGCTAAAGCAAAACAAGCTATGGaagcaaaaatggatgaaaaggTGGATGAAAAGGTGAAGGAAAAGGTGAAGGAAAGAGTGAAGGCAAAGATCCAAGCATATGTACAGAGTACGGGTTTTACGAATGGCTCAAAAAGTAGATCAATCAGTAACGAAGAG CTTTCTGATAACTCATGTGAAGACCGCCAACAATCATTATCACCGGTTTCGTTGTTCGAACAAAAAAG gTTGACTTAA